In Priestia megaterium NBRC 15308 = ATCC 14581, the following proteins share a genomic window:
- the speD gene encoding adenosylmethionine decarboxylase, translating into METMGRHVISELWGCDFDKLNDIDYIEKTFVDAALKSGAEVREVAFHKFAPQGVSGVVIISESHLTIHSFPEHGYASIDVYTCGHLDPTIAADYIADALSAQTRETIELPRGMGPVQVKQTKANAL; encoded by the coding sequence ATGGAAACAATGGGTCGTCATGTCATCTCAGAATTATGGGGATGCGATTTCGATAAGTTAAATGATATTGATTATATTGAAAAAACGTTTGTTGATGCAGCTTTAAAATCTGGTGCGGAAGTTCGCGAAGTAGCGTTCCATAAATTTGCACCTCAAGGTGTAAGTGGCGTTGTTATTATTTCAGAATCACATTTAACGATTCACAGCTTCCCAGAGCATGGTTATGCAAGTATCGATGTTTATACTTGTGGTCATTTAGATCCTACAATCGCAGCAGATTATATTGCAGATGCTCTAAGTGCACAGACACGTGAAACAATTGAATTACCACGTGGAATGGGTCCTGTTCAGGTAAAACAAACTAAAGCGAATGCACTTTAA